One genomic region from Leptolyngbyaceae cyanobacterium JSC-12 encodes:
- a CDS encoding uracil phosphoribosyltransferase (IMG reference gene:2510096768~PFAM: Phosphoribosyl transferase domain~TIGRFAM: uracil phosphoribosyltransferase) — translation MTANVFVIDHPLIQHKLTIMRRAETSTAKFRSLLTEISMLLAYEVTRDLPIKYELIKTPLAEMQAPLLAPEKKLVIVSIMRAGQGILDGMLQLMPSARVGHIGLYRDPTTLIPVEYYFKVPHDIEERDMLVVDPMIATGNSAIAAVDRLKETNPKSLKLVCLLAAPEGIENFHSYHPDVPIYTAAVDERLDEHGYIIPGLGDAGDRLFGTK, via the coding sequence ATGACAGCTAACGTTTTCGTCATTGACCATCCCCTGATTCAACACAAACTCACCATTATGCGCCGGGCGGAAACCAGTACCGCCAAGTTTCGATCGCTGCTTACCGAAATCAGTATGCTGCTGGCATACGAAGTTACTCGTGACCTGCCGATTAAGTATGAGTTGATTAAAACGCCGCTGGCAGAAATGCAAGCCCCCCTGTTAGCACCTGAAAAGAAACTGGTAATTGTTTCCATCATGCGGGCAGGGCAGGGGATTTTAGATGGAATGCTGCAACTGATGCCATCTGCCAGGGTGGGACACATTGGGTTATATCGCGACCCCACAACGCTGATTCCTGTGGAGTATTACTTCAAAGTACCTCACGATATTGAGGAACGGGATATGCTGGTGGTCGATCCCATGATTGCTACAGGAAATTCGGCGATCGCAGCCGTGGATCGGCTCAAGGAAACCAACCCAAAATCCCTAAAGCTGGTATGTTTGCTGGCAGCTCCAGAAGGTATTGAAAATTTCCACAGCTATCATCCCGATGTGCCTATCTACACAGCAGCAGTAGATGAGAGACTAGACGAGCACGGCTACATTATTCCAGGATTAGGGGACGCAGGCGATCGCTTATTTGGCACCAAGTAA